One Microcoleus sp. AS-A8 DNA window includes the following coding sequences:
- a CDS encoding glutathione S-transferase family protein, which produces MLKLYHIPLSANSRRVWITLLEKSLSFEEVILKLDGDQYQEEFLKLNPFHHIPVLVDDDFRVVESLAILDYLEAKYPTPSLMPTDAKAIATVRMVELVTINELLPPTIRLTSQALGVLENEAEKLEKAHQKVLSVLTFFESLLGDSPYFGSEFLTLGDIAAGTVVPQLPSMGVSLDDYPKIQAWSERLMARDSWQKTQPSPEAIAASLPQIKALMKAYLM; this is translated from the coding sequence ATGTTGAAGCTTTATCATATCCCTCTGTCTGCAAACTCTCGTCGGGTCTGGATTACCCTCCTGGAAAAAAGTCTTTCTTTTGAGGAAGTTATACTTAAATTAGATGGCGATCAATATCAAGAAGAGTTTCTGAAACTTAATCCCTTTCACCATATTCCTGTTTTAGTCGATGATGACTTTAGGGTAGTCGAATCTTTGGCTATTCTTGACTACTTGGAAGCCAAGTACCCTACGCCATCACTTATGCCTACTGATGCCAAAGCAATCGCAACTGTACGCATGGTGGAACTCGTCACAATTAATGAACTCTTGCCTCCCACGATTCGGTTGACGAGTCAGGCGCTGGGTGTATTGGAAAATGAAGCCGAAAAGTTGGAGAAGGCTCATCAGAAAGTTCTCTCGGTACTGACTTTCTTTGAAAGCTTACTCGGTGATTCTCCCTATTTTGGTAGCGAATTCCTAACCCTGGGTGATATTGCTGCTGGAACAGTCGTGCCTCAGCTTCCAAGTATGGGTGTATCGCTGGATGACTATCCAAAAATTCAGGCTTGGTCTGAGCGTTTAATGGCGCGTGATTCGTGGCAAAAAACGCAGCCGAGTCCGGAAGCGATCGCCGCGTCTCTGCCTCAAATTAAAGCGCTCATGAAAGCGTATCTGATGTAG